One window of the Puntigrus tetrazona isolate hp1 chromosome 13, ASM1883169v1, whole genome shotgun sequence genome contains the following:
- the kcns3a gene encoding potassium voltage-gated channel subfamily S member 3a, translated as MVYGQVLHRQGPEDSFINLNVGGFKQQVERVLLQRFPHTRLAQLLYCSSEAAILQLCDDYAAAEREYYFDRNPRFFRYVLNFYHTGKIHLMEELCVFSFSQELEYWGIKELHLDACCSNRFQEQKEYAGDHDWGNDDDLQNQLQDSLDSSMEELSAFDKDLEKFEGTWCSERRKELWLQLENPGYSRTAKIIAVFSLSVVLMSIVAMCVHSMPEFHQVDVNDKEVENPVLAGFEIFCVLWFSVEFILRLAVTPCLLKFLCNALNIIDFASIVPFYATLAFETMDAEESQELENVGRVVQILRLMRIFRILKLARHSVGLRSLGATLRHSYHEVGLLILFLSVGISIFSVLIYFVEREDDESELQTIPVGWWWATISMTTVGYGDTYPITLAGKLIGTLCIICGLLVVALPITIIFNKFSKYYQRQKALVESDQLQPDDEKLPNLSMPFLYIGDLYGQKMTSLVRSTSSKSSAGSEGDITDASSIQDVEIVSPSGMSQTVKAT; from the coding sequence ATGGTGTATGGGCAGGTCCTGCACCGCCAAGGCCCCGAGGACAGCTTCATCAACCTCAACGTCGGCGGCTTTAAGCAGCAAGTGGAACGAGTGCTCCTCCAACGCTTCCCCCACACGCGACTGGCCCAACTCCTCTACTGCAGCTCAGAGGCTGCTATTCTTCAGCTTTGCGATGACTATGCTGCAGCAGAACGCGAGTATTATTTTGACCGAAATCCACGTTTTTTCCGCTACGTGCTCAATTTCTATCATACTGGAAAGATCCACCTGATGGAAgagttgtgtgtgtttagctTCAGCCAGGAGTTAGAATACTGGGGCATCAAGGAGCTTCACCTGGACGCTTGCTGCAGCAACAGATTTCAAGAACAGAAAGAGTACGCAGGAGATCACGACTGGGGAAACGACGATGACCTGCAGAACCAGCTGCAGGACAGCTTAGATTCATCTATGGAGGAACTGTCAGCATTTGACAAAGACCTGGAAAAGTTTGAGGGCACCTGGTGCTCCGAGAGGCGAAAGGAACTCTGGCTGCAACTGGAAAACCCAGGATACTCGCGCACGGCGAAAATAATAGCGGTGTTTTCGCTGAGTGTGGTACTGATGAGTATCGTAGCCATGTGCGTTCATAGCATGCCTGAGTTCCACCAAGTAGACGTTAATGACAAAGAAGTGGAGAACCCAGTGTTGGCCGGGTTCGAGATCTTTTGCGTCCTCTGGTTTTCTGTCGAGTTCATTCTACGATTAGCTGTCACACCATGTTTGCTCAAATTCCTGTGCAATGCGCTAAACATCATTGACTTCGCCTCGATTGTTCCATTTTATGCCACTTTGGCATTCGAAACCATGGATGCGGAGGAAAGCCAGGAACTTGAGAATGTAGGAAGGGTTGTGCAAATCCTGCGTCTCATGCGTATCTTTCGCATCCTCAAACTGGCACGGCATTCGGTTGGGTTGCGTTCTCTTGGGGCGACGCTCCGTCACAGCTACCATGAGGTTGGACTCCTCATCCTTTTTCTTTCCGTGGGAATCTCCATTTTCTCAGTGCTCATCTATTTTGTGGAGAGGGAGGACGATGAGTCAGAACTGCAGACCATACCGGTTGGATGGTGGTGGGCGACGATCAGCATGACCACGGTGGGATACGGCGACACGTATCCCATCACGCTGGCTGGGAAACTCATCGGCACCTTGTGCATAATTTGTGGCCTGCTTGTTGTCGCCCTTCCCATCACTATCATCTTCAACAAATTCTCCAAGTACTACCAGAGACAGAAGGCCCTGGTGGAGTCTGACCAGCTCCAACCAGATGATGAAAAACTGCCAAATCTAAGCATGCCTTTTCTGTACATAGGAGACCTCTACGGACAAAAGATGACTTCTCTGGTGCGCAGCACGTCCTCCAAGAGTAGCGCAGGGAGCGAGGGAGACATCACTGATGCTTCCAGCATTCAGGATGTTGAAATTGTCTCCCCTAGTGGGATGTCACAGACTGTCAAAGCAACATAA
- the wdr35 gene encoding WD repeat-containing protein 35 isoform X1, with translation MFIYLSKKIAIPNNTVLKCVSWNKDQGFIACGGEDGLLKVLKLETYTDDAKLKGLAAPSNLSMNQTLEGHSGAVQVVTWNEQYQKLTTSDQNGLIIVWMLYKGSWYEEMINNRNKSVVRSMSWNADGLKICIVYEDGAVIVGSVDGNRIWGKELKGTQLAHVAWSPDSKILLFGMANGEIHIYDNQGNFIMKMTMSCLANATGALNIAGIHWYPGTEGYLEPDCPCLAVCFTNGQCQVMRHESDESPVPIETGMWHVASIQWNHCGSVLAIAGSIRNSGAEKDINVVQFYTPFGEHLRTLKVPGKQMTAVSWEGGGLRIGLAVDSYIYFANIRPDYKWGYCSNTVVYAYTRPDRLEYSVVFWDTKNNEKFVKYVKSLMSITTCGDFCILATKADDTHPQEDTETEAGSATAFNELSNQNTSKDRSKRRKYVLVLCNSIGTPQDSKYIDIDPLFVTMTKTHVIASSKEAFYVWQYRVAKKLTALEINQVAKTRKEGRERVYHIDDSPSGTSDGTLNFAKAFTATRDLICCITASDKMLIVGRESGILQRYSLPNITLLQKYSLTSRPYQLSLNCNSSRLAIIDITGVLTFLDVETRASSGDVEGGSAAGDPSKFERKDVWDMKWANDNPDLFSMMEKTRMYVFRNLDPEEPIQTSGFICHFEDLEIKSVLLDEIMRDPEVPNKDYLINFEIRSLRDSRALIEKVGIEDASQFIEDNPHPRLWRLLAEAALQKLDLKMAEQAFVRCRDYQGIEFVKRLSNLQSEAMKQAEVAAYFSRFEEAERMYLDMDRRDLAIGLRIKLGDWFRVLQLLKTGSGDSDDALLEQAYNAIGDYFADRQKWLNAVQYYLQGRNQERLAECYYMLEDYDGLERLANSLPENHKLLPDIGQMFVTVGMCEQAVSAFLKCNQPKAAVDACVHLNQWNKAVELAKDHSMKEIGPLLSKYASHLLEKNKTLEAVELYRKAHHFLDAAKLMFKIAEEEAKKRTRPLRVKKLYVLAALLVENFHTQIKSSQQSKIKGKKSEATSALAGLLEEDESSSDSRILDDAWRGAEAYHFFLLAQRQLYEGKVDMAMRTALHLRDYEDIIPAVEIYSLLAICSSANCAFGTCSRAFIKLESLETLTPDQRQLYEDLALEIFTKHSPRDTRQSQRDSLTDGPEGKLPTCIVTGRVISEYQFWMCSVCKHCALEQDITNHSFCPLCHSPVG, from the exons ATGTTTATATATCTCAGCAAGAAG ATTGCGATTCCAAACAATACCGTTTTAAAGTGTGTTTCTTGGAACAAAGACCAGGGTTTCATCGCCTGTGGAGGTGAAGATGGGCTTTTGAAAGTTCTCAAACTTGAGACATATACAG ATGATGCCAAACTGAAAGGCTTGGCAGCTCCCAGCAATCTCTCTATGAATCAGACTCTGGAGGGACACAGTG GTGCAGTGCAGGTTGTTACATGGAATGAACAGTACCAGAAACTGACCACCAGTGACCAGAATGGGCTCATTATCGTTTGGATGCTTTACAAAG GTTCATGGTATGAAGAAATGATTAACAATAGGAATAAATCTGTAGTAAGGAGCATGAGCTGGAATGCTGATGGTCTGAAGATCTGTATTGTGTATGAGGATGGTGCTGTGATTGTGGGCTCAGTGGATG GGAACAGGATCTGGGGTAAAGAACTTAAGGGGACCCAGTTGGCACACGTGGCCTGGTCTCCAGACAGTAAAATCCTGCTTTTTGGGATGGCCAATGGAGAGATCCACATCTACGACAACCAAGGAAACTTCATT ATGAAGATGACCATGAGTTGTTTGGCGAATGCAACAGGTGCCCTCAATATAGCAGGTATTCACTGGTACCCTGGCACAGAAGGGTATCTGGAACCAGACTGCCCCTGCCTAGCTGTTTGCTTCACTAATGGGCAGTGCCAGGTGATGAGGCACGAGAGTGATGAAA GTCCTGTGCCCATCGAGACGGGTATGTGGCATGTGGCCAGTATCCAGTGGAATCACTGTGGCAGTGTTCTGGCTATAGCAGGATCTATCAGAAACAGCGGAGCGGAGAAAGACATAAATGTTGTTCAATTCTACACACCGTTTGGAGAG CACTTACGGACTTTGAAGGTCCCTGGCAAGCAGATGACTGCTGTATCATGGGAAGGTGGAGGACTCCGAATTGGCCTAGCTGTAGATTCTTACATTTACTTTGCTAACATTCGGCCGGATTACAAG TGGGGTTACTGCAGTAACACGGTGGTGTATGCATACACACGACCTGATAGGCTGGAGTACAGCGTGGTCTTTTGGGACACTAAGAATAATGAGAAGTTTGTAAAATACGTCAAGAGTCTCATGTCCATCACCACCTGTGgagatttttgcattttggcCACCAAAGCGGACGACACACATCCACAG gagGACACTGAGACTGAGGCTGGATCAGCTACG GCATTTAATGAGCTGTCCAATCAAAACACCTCAAAGGATCGGTCTAAAAGGAGAAAG TACGTTTTGGTGTTGTGTAACTCCATTGGAACCCCACAGGACTCTAAATATATTGACATCg ACCCCCTTTTTGTCACTATGACGAAGACTCACGTGATTGCTTCTTCTAAGGAAGCATTTTATGTTTGGCAGTATCGTGTGGCTAAGAAACTCACTGCTCTTGAAATCAACCAGGTTGCCAAGACAAGAAAGGAAGGTCGAGAAAG GGTTTATCACATCGATGACAGTCCAAGCGGAACATCGGATGGGACACTGAACTTTGCCAAAGCCTTCACA gcCACCAGAGATTTGATCTGCTGCATTACAGCATCGGACAAAATGCTTATAGTG GGCCGTGAGTCTGGGATCCTACAGAGATACAGCCTGCCCAACATTACCCTCCTGCAGAAATATTCGCTTACCTCCAGACCGTATCAGCTGTCCCTCAATTGTAATTCCAG cCGGCTGGCTATTATAGACATTACAGGCGTGTTGACGTTCTTGGACGTAGAGACACGGGCTTCGTCAGGGGATGTAGAGGGCGGGTCGGCAGCTGGAGACCCATCTAAATTCGAGCGCAAGGATGTCTGGGATATGAAATGGGCTAATGACAACCCAGATTTGTTCTCCATGATGGAGAAAACCAGAATGTATGTCTTTAGAAACCTGGATCCTGAG GAACCAATTCAAACGTCTGGCTTTATCTGTCACTTTGAGGATCTGGAGATCAAGTCTGTTCTATTGGATGAGATTATGAGG GATCCAGAAGTTCcaaataaagattatttaataaacttcGAGATCCGCTCACTGAGGGACAGCAGGGCACTTATTGAAAAGGTTGGAATTGAAGATGCTTCTCAGTTTATTGAGGACAATCCCCATCCACGTCTCTG GCGTCTGTTAGCAGAAGCAGCGCTGCAGAAGCTGGATCTGAAGATGGCCGAACAGGCGTTTGTGCGCTGTAGAGACTACCAGGGCATTGAATTTGTGAAGAGACTGAGCAACCTACAGAGTGAAGCTATGAAACAAGCTGAGGTGGCTGCTTACTTCAGCAGGTTTGAGGAGGCAGAGAGGATGTACCTCGACATGGACCGCAg GGATTTGGCGATAGGTTTGCGCATAAAGCTCGGTGATTGGTTCAGGGTTCTGCAGTTGTTGAAGACAGGATCAGGTGACTCTGATGATGCTCTTCTGGAGCAGGCCTACAACGCCATTGGAGACTATtttgcagacagacagaaatg GTTAAATGCAGTGCAGTATTACCTTCAGGGTCGTAATCAGGAGCGTCTGGCTGAATGTTATTATATGCTGGAGGACTATGACGGTTTGGAGAGACTTGCAAATTCTTTACCAGAAAACCATAAACTGCTACCA gacaTTGGTCAGATGTTTGTTACTGTAGGAATGTGTGAGCAGGCCGTCAGTGCATTTCTGAAATGTAACCAGCCCAAAGCAGCTGTGGATGCCTGTGTGCATCTAAACCAG TGGAACAAAGCTGTTGAACTCGCCAAAGACCACAGTATGAAGGAAATTGGGCCTCTTTTGTCCAAATATGCCTCGCATCTgcttgagaaaaacaaaactctaGAGGCTGTAGAGCTCTACAGAAAAGCACATCACTTCCTGGATGCTGCCAAACTCATGTTTAAG ATCGCAGAAGAAGAGGCAAAAAAAAGAACGCGGCCACTACGAGTGAAGAAGCTGTATGTGCTCGCCGCCCTGCTGGTGGAGAACTTCCACACCCAGATCAAAAGTTCACAGCAAAGCAAAATCAAGGGCAAGAAATCAGAG gCTACCAGTGCATTAGCAGGGCTGTTAGAGGAAGATGAGTCGTCTTCAGACAGCCGTATCCTGGATGACGCCTGGCGCGGGGCGGAGGCCTATCATTTCTTTCTGCTTGCGCAGAGACAGCTGTACGAAGGCAAGGTGGACATGGCCATGAGGACAG CTCTCCATCTCCGTGATTATGAGGATATTATCCCCGCTGTGGAGATTTACTCTCTGCTAGCCATCTGCTCATCTGCCAATTGTGCGTTTGGTACTTGCTCACGTGCCTTTATTAAGCTGGAGTCTCTAGAAAcactgactccagatcagaggCAGCTTTATGAAGACCTGGCGCTGGAGATCTTCACCAAACACAGCCCCCGAGACACCCGGCAAAGCCAGCGGGACAGTCTCACTGATGG GCCGGAGGGCAAGTTACCCACCTGTATAGTGACAGGAAGAGTGATATCGGAGTATCAGTTCTGGATGTGCAGTGTGTGTAAGCACTGCGCTTTGGAGCAGGATATCACAAACCACAGCTTCTGTCCTCTCTGTCACTCCCCAGTGGGATAG
- the wdr35 gene encoding WD repeat-containing protein 35 isoform X2 produces MFIYLSKKIAIPNNTVLKCVSWNKDQGFIACGGEDGLLKVLKLETYTDDAKLKGLAAPSNLSMNQTLEGHSGAVQVVTWNEQYQKLTTSDQNGLIIVWMLYKGSWYEEMINNRNKSVVRSMSWNADGLKICIVYEDGAVIVGSVDGNRIWGKELKGTQLAHVAWSPDSKILLFGMANGEIHIYDNQGNFIMKMTMSCLANATGALNIAGIHWYPGTEGYLEPDCPCLAVCFTNGQCQVMRHESDESPVPIETGMWHVASIQWNHCGSVLAIAGSIRNSGAEKDINVVQFYTPFGEHLRTLKVPGKQMTAVSWEGGGLRIGLAVDSYIYFANIRPDYKWGYCSNTVVYAYTRPDRLEYSVVFWDTKNNEKFVKYVKSLMSITTCGDFCILATKADDTHPQEDTETEAGSATYVLVLCNSIGTPQDSKYIDIDPLFVTMTKTHVIASSKEAFYVWQYRVAKKLTALEINQVAKTRKEGRERVYHIDDSPSGTSDGTLNFAKAFTATRDLICCITASDKMLIVGRESGILQRYSLPNITLLQKYSLTSRPYQLSLNCNSSRLAIIDITGVLTFLDVETRASSGDVEGGSAAGDPSKFERKDVWDMKWANDNPDLFSMMEKTRMYVFRNLDPEEPIQTSGFICHFEDLEIKSVLLDEIMRDPEVPNKDYLINFEIRSLRDSRALIEKVGIEDASQFIEDNPHPRLWRLLAEAALQKLDLKMAEQAFVRCRDYQGIEFVKRLSNLQSEAMKQAEVAAYFSRFEEAERMYLDMDRRDLAIGLRIKLGDWFRVLQLLKTGSGDSDDALLEQAYNAIGDYFADRQKWLNAVQYYLQGRNQERLAECYYMLEDYDGLERLANSLPENHKLLPDIGQMFVTVGMCEQAVSAFLKCNQPKAAVDACVHLNQWNKAVELAKDHSMKEIGPLLSKYASHLLEKNKTLEAVELYRKAHHFLDAAKLMFKIAEEEAKKRTRPLRVKKLYVLAALLVENFHTQIKSSQQSKIKGKKSEATSALAGLLEEDESSSDSRILDDAWRGAEAYHFFLLAQRQLYEGKVDMAMRTALHLRDYEDIIPAVEIYSLLAICSSANCAFGTCSRAFIKLESLETLTPDQRQLYEDLALEIFTKHSPRDTRQSQRDSLTDGPEGKLPTCIVTGRVISEYQFWMCSVCKHCALEQDITNHSFCPLCHSPVG; encoded by the exons ATGTTTATATATCTCAGCAAGAAG ATTGCGATTCCAAACAATACCGTTTTAAAGTGTGTTTCTTGGAACAAAGACCAGGGTTTCATCGCCTGTGGAGGTGAAGATGGGCTTTTGAAAGTTCTCAAACTTGAGACATATACAG ATGATGCCAAACTGAAAGGCTTGGCAGCTCCCAGCAATCTCTCTATGAATCAGACTCTGGAGGGACACAGTG GTGCAGTGCAGGTTGTTACATGGAATGAACAGTACCAGAAACTGACCACCAGTGACCAGAATGGGCTCATTATCGTTTGGATGCTTTACAAAG GTTCATGGTATGAAGAAATGATTAACAATAGGAATAAATCTGTAGTAAGGAGCATGAGCTGGAATGCTGATGGTCTGAAGATCTGTATTGTGTATGAGGATGGTGCTGTGATTGTGGGCTCAGTGGATG GGAACAGGATCTGGGGTAAAGAACTTAAGGGGACCCAGTTGGCACACGTGGCCTGGTCTCCAGACAGTAAAATCCTGCTTTTTGGGATGGCCAATGGAGAGATCCACATCTACGACAACCAAGGAAACTTCATT ATGAAGATGACCATGAGTTGTTTGGCGAATGCAACAGGTGCCCTCAATATAGCAGGTATTCACTGGTACCCTGGCACAGAAGGGTATCTGGAACCAGACTGCCCCTGCCTAGCTGTTTGCTTCACTAATGGGCAGTGCCAGGTGATGAGGCACGAGAGTGATGAAA GTCCTGTGCCCATCGAGACGGGTATGTGGCATGTGGCCAGTATCCAGTGGAATCACTGTGGCAGTGTTCTGGCTATAGCAGGATCTATCAGAAACAGCGGAGCGGAGAAAGACATAAATGTTGTTCAATTCTACACACCGTTTGGAGAG CACTTACGGACTTTGAAGGTCCCTGGCAAGCAGATGACTGCTGTATCATGGGAAGGTGGAGGACTCCGAATTGGCCTAGCTGTAGATTCTTACATTTACTTTGCTAACATTCGGCCGGATTACAAG TGGGGTTACTGCAGTAACACGGTGGTGTATGCATACACACGACCTGATAGGCTGGAGTACAGCGTGGTCTTTTGGGACACTAAGAATAATGAGAAGTTTGTAAAATACGTCAAGAGTCTCATGTCCATCACCACCTGTGgagatttttgcattttggcCACCAAAGCGGACGACACACATCCACAG gagGACACTGAGACTGAGGCTGGATCAGCTACG TACGTTTTGGTGTTGTGTAACTCCATTGGAACCCCACAGGACTCTAAATATATTGACATCg ACCCCCTTTTTGTCACTATGACGAAGACTCACGTGATTGCTTCTTCTAAGGAAGCATTTTATGTTTGGCAGTATCGTGTGGCTAAGAAACTCACTGCTCTTGAAATCAACCAGGTTGCCAAGACAAGAAAGGAAGGTCGAGAAAG GGTTTATCACATCGATGACAGTCCAAGCGGAACATCGGATGGGACACTGAACTTTGCCAAAGCCTTCACA gcCACCAGAGATTTGATCTGCTGCATTACAGCATCGGACAAAATGCTTATAGTG GGCCGTGAGTCTGGGATCCTACAGAGATACAGCCTGCCCAACATTACCCTCCTGCAGAAATATTCGCTTACCTCCAGACCGTATCAGCTGTCCCTCAATTGTAATTCCAG cCGGCTGGCTATTATAGACATTACAGGCGTGTTGACGTTCTTGGACGTAGAGACACGGGCTTCGTCAGGGGATGTAGAGGGCGGGTCGGCAGCTGGAGACCCATCTAAATTCGAGCGCAAGGATGTCTGGGATATGAAATGGGCTAATGACAACCCAGATTTGTTCTCCATGATGGAGAAAACCAGAATGTATGTCTTTAGAAACCTGGATCCTGAG GAACCAATTCAAACGTCTGGCTTTATCTGTCACTTTGAGGATCTGGAGATCAAGTCTGTTCTATTGGATGAGATTATGAGG GATCCAGAAGTTCcaaataaagattatttaataaacttcGAGATCCGCTCACTGAGGGACAGCAGGGCACTTATTGAAAAGGTTGGAATTGAAGATGCTTCTCAGTTTATTGAGGACAATCCCCATCCACGTCTCTG GCGTCTGTTAGCAGAAGCAGCGCTGCAGAAGCTGGATCTGAAGATGGCCGAACAGGCGTTTGTGCGCTGTAGAGACTACCAGGGCATTGAATTTGTGAAGAGACTGAGCAACCTACAGAGTGAAGCTATGAAACAAGCTGAGGTGGCTGCTTACTTCAGCAGGTTTGAGGAGGCAGAGAGGATGTACCTCGACATGGACCGCAg GGATTTGGCGATAGGTTTGCGCATAAAGCTCGGTGATTGGTTCAGGGTTCTGCAGTTGTTGAAGACAGGATCAGGTGACTCTGATGATGCTCTTCTGGAGCAGGCCTACAACGCCATTGGAGACTATtttgcagacagacagaaatg GTTAAATGCAGTGCAGTATTACCTTCAGGGTCGTAATCAGGAGCGTCTGGCTGAATGTTATTATATGCTGGAGGACTATGACGGTTTGGAGAGACTTGCAAATTCTTTACCAGAAAACCATAAACTGCTACCA gacaTTGGTCAGATGTTTGTTACTGTAGGAATGTGTGAGCAGGCCGTCAGTGCATTTCTGAAATGTAACCAGCCCAAAGCAGCTGTGGATGCCTGTGTGCATCTAAACCAG TGGAACAAAGCTGTTGAACTCGCCAAAGACCACAGTATGAAGGAAATTGGGCCTCTTTTGTCCAAATATGCCTCGCATCTgcttgagaaaaacaaaactctaGAGGCTGTAGAGCTCTACAGAAAAGCACATCACTTCCTGGATGCTGCCAAACTCATGTTTAAG ATCGCAGAAGAAGAGGCAAAAAAAAGAACGCGGCCACTACGAGTGAAGAAGCTGTATGTGCTCGCCGCCCTGCTGGTGGAGAACTTCCACACCCAGATCAAAAGTTCACAGCAAAGCAAAATCAAGGGCAAGAAATCAGAG gCTACCAGTGCATTAGCAGGGCTGTTAGAGGAAGATGAGTCGTCTTCAGACAGCCGTATCCTGGATGACGCCTGGCGCGGGGCGGAGGCCTATCATTTCTTTCTGCTTGCGCAGAGACAGCTGTACGAAGGCAAGGTGGACATGGCCATGAGGACAG CTCTCCATCTCCGTGATTATGAGGATATTATCCCCGCTGTGGAGATTTACTCTCTGCTAGCCATCTGCTCATCTGCCAATTGTGCGTTTGGTACTTGCTCACGTGCCTTTATTAAGCTGGAGTCTCTAGAAAcactgactccagatcagaggCAGCTTTATGAAGACCTGGCGCTGGAGATCTTCACCAAACACAGCCCCCGAGACACCCGGCAAAGCCAGCGGGACAGTCTCACTGATGG GCCGGAGGGCAAGTTACCCACCTGTATAGTGACAGGAAGAGTGATATCGGAGTATCAGTTCTGGATGTGCAGTGTGTGTAAGCACTGCGCTTTGGAGCAGGATATCACAAACCACAGCTTCTGTCCTCTCTGTCACTCCCCAGTGGGATAG